ACCAGAAGCTCATCAAGGAAAAACAGACCATGCTCTCTATCTCCGGCGGCTTGGGCTGGCCCCTGGGAGATCCGCTCACCTTCGATGGTCCCACCCTGATGGTGGCATTTGGGCTCTACAAACCGAATCATGAAGCATTGGAGGACGTGAACAGTATCCAGCAGGTTATCGACGGCATCGCCCGCAAGGGGGTCAGCACAGAGCGGCTCAAAGCCGTGCAAACCAAGATGGTGGCCGATTACTATAAGAGTATCGCCCGCAACCTGCAGCGCGCCGACTACTTGGCCATCACCCGGTTACTGCACGGGAATGCCGATCTGGTCAACCGCTACCCGGCCCTCCTGGAAAAAGTGACACCCGCCGACATCCAGCGTGTAGCGGCAACATACCTTACGGTGAACAACCGCAGCTGGATAGATCGCAAGATCGCCTCCCACCAGCAGGAGAAACAACCATGAGCGCAATCCGCCTGTCTATCATCCTGCTCATGCTGACCAGCCTCCTGCCCATGGGCAATGCCTTGGCCGGAGAAAAGGAAGCCCCCATCAAAGGGCTGCCTGCCTATGGCAAAGACAAACCCCTGGTTCTGCCGCAGGTCGTGGAGAAACAATTGCCCAACGGCCTCACCCTGTGGCTTATCGAACGCAGGGGATTGCCTCTGCTTTCCCTACAGCTTGCAGTCAAAGGGGGATCATCCTTGGATCCCGCAGATCGCATCGGCCTGAGTGATATTCTGTCTTCCACTATCAGTGCGGGCACACAGACACGCAGTTCCCGGCAGATCGCCGAGGAGTTGCAAGCCCTGGGTGCCGACATCGATGTGGGTGTGGGTAAAGACCTTACCTATGTGGGCATCGATGGACTGGCCTCAGGTGCTGACCAGCTGATGGAAATCCTCGCCGACACCGCGCGCAATGCCAGTTTTCCCGAAGACGAAGTCAAACTTGCCATTGAAAACGAGCGGCAGAGTATCATCGCCAGCAAATCCCAGCCCTCATACGACCTGAATCAGGTATTCTACCGGCAGCTGTTTGGCCATCACCCGTATGCTTTCGTCAACCCCAAACCCGAGGTCATCAGCCGCATTGACCGTGTGGATCTGATCACTGCCTACCGTCAGCGTTTCCAGCCCGGGCGGGCCATCCTTGTCATGGTCGGTGATCTTTCCACCCGGGAGATGGAAACCCTTGCCGTCCGGCATCTCGGCACCTGGAAATCCACGGGAAAAACTCCTGCGGAGATTCCATCTGCAAACACGGAAACCAGCCCGGCAATACTGTTGGTGGATCGGCCACATTCGGTGCAGTCCACGATCTACCTGGGACGTCCCATGCCTCCTGCCAACAACCCGGACGAGTTTGCCCTGGACGTAGCCAACACCATCTTCGGTGGCGCCTTTGGCAGCCGCCTGACCATGAACATCCGGGAAGACAAGGGTTACACCTATTCTCCCCATGCTTCGGTGACCGGCTGGGCCAAGGGCGGCATGTTCAAGGTGAGTGCATCCGTCCGCAACCCGGTTACCGCTGCCACCTTGGTGGAAACCTTCTATGAACTGGATCGTCTGGCAACAACCCTTCCCGAAGATGAAGAACTGTCCCGGGCACAGCGCTATCTCAAGGGCAGGTTCCTGCTGGCCAACGAGACCTCCGCCTCCCTGACATCCACCCTCACGGGCTACTGGATAGACGGCAAGACCCCCGCCGACCTCGCACGCTACGTACCAGGCATTGAGGCCATCAACAAGAAAGACGTACAAGCCATGGGGCGCAAGTACCTGTCATCCCGCAAGCAGGTCGTGGCCATCAGCGGTGATGCCAAAGCCATCAAAGGCCAGCTTTCCCTGTTCGGAAAAGTACAGATCGTAACGCCCTGATGACCCGTATCGCTTATCCCATACGCAACAGTCTGTACTTGAACATTACGGATCGCTGCACCCTGGAATGCCGGTTCTGTCCCAAGCACACCGCACAAGGGCCGGTGGTGCATGACTATGATCTGACCCTGGATCATCGCCCCGAAGTGGATGAGATCATCACCAGCATCGGCAACCCGGGTAATTACGAAGAAATTGTGTTCTGCGGTTTTGGCGAACCTACCCTGCGCTTCAAAGTGCTGATGGAAGTCGCCCGGTGGATCAAGGCCCATGGTGGCAAGGTGCGTATCAACACCGATGGTCTGGCCAACCTGGTGAACAAGCGCGACGTGCTGCCGGAAATGCAGGGCGTGGTGGACAGTCTTTCCATATCCATGAACGCCCAGAACCCGGATGTCTACGCGCAGCATTGCC
This sequence is a window from Thiolapillus brandeum. Protein-coding genes within it:
- a CDS encoding M16 family metallopeptidase, which encodes MSAIRLSIILLMLTSLLPMGNALAGEKEAPIKGLPAYGKDKPLVLPQVVEKQLPNGLTLWLIERRGLPLLSLQLAVKGGSSLDPADRIGLSDILSSTISAGTQTRSSRQIAEELQALGADIDVGVGKDLTYVGIDGLASGADQLMEILADTARNASFPEDEVKLAIENERQSIIASKSQPSYDLNQVFYRQLFGHHPYAFVNPKPEVISRIDRVDLITAYRQRFQPGRAILVMVGDLSTREMETLAVRHLGTWKSTGKTPAEIPSANTETSPAILLVDRPHSVQSTIYLGRPMPPANNPDEFALDVANTIFGGAFGSRLTMNIREDKGYTYSPHASVTGWAKGGMFKVSASVRNPVTAATLVETFYELDRLATTLPEDEELSRAQRYLKGRFLLANETSASLTSTLTGYWIDGKTPADLARYVPGIEAINKKDVQAMGRKYLSSRKQVVAISGDAKAIKGQLSLFGKVQIVTP
- a CDS encoding TatD family nuclease-associated radical SAM protein, with product MTRIAYPIRNSLYLNITDRCTLECRFCPKHTAQGPVVHDYDLTLDHRPEVDEIITSIGNPGNYEEIVFCGFGEPTLRFKVLMEVARWIKAHGGKVRINTDGLANLVNKRDVLPEMQGVVDSLSISMNAQNPDVYAQHCHPALPGSWEAMLAFLEEAPRYIPNVTATAIDGLDGVDIPACEALATERGVEFRRRQLDKVG